A region of the Desulfurispira natronophila genome:
TTTTGGGGTGTCCCGGTGCGGTTACTCTGCAGAAGCTGGGGTGCCCCGATCCAGAACATGGTGTGCGTCAGTGGTACGAAAACTACGCCGACCATGAGGAGCGCCTGGACTTTTTCCCAGGCATGGAGGAGGTCTTGCGCGATCTGAAACGACACTTTCCCCGCATGGCAGTAGTAACCAATAACCTGCGCTTTAAGTACAAGCTGCTGGAGCATCGCTTTGATTTGAAGCGTTTTTTTGATGTGGCTTTTTGCGTCGATGACGTGGCTCGCCCCAAACCTTGGCCAGATCCTATGCTGGCAGTTTGTGAGCAGTGGGGTCTGCCGCCGGGACAGGCT
Encoded here:
- a CDS encoding HAD family hydrolase, producing the protein MISRFPRYHGLIFDIDGTLLDSRDVIIYSLADTIREIMGVELNPDEMDWVLGCPGAVTLQKLGCPDPEHGVRQWYENYADHEERLDFFPGMEEVLRDLKRHFPRMAVVTNNLRFKYKLLEHRFDLKRFFDVAFCVDDVARPKPWPDPMLAVCEQWGLPPGQAVYVGDSANDLHSAQSAGTDFICAGWGAWDREFFEQRQVPIMDDPMDLLRLLRS